From one Cynocephalus volans isolate mCynVol1 chromosome X, mCynVol1.pri, whole genome shotgun sequence genomic stretch:
- the LOC134367929 gene encoding melanoma-associated antigen B10-like has protein sequence MPRGQKSKLRAREKRRQAREEPEGVEGAQATVAEKEKSVSSSSPHFKENPQRSAASGTPGDQQKPGKAPSSTAAAAAASSTRSNEGATSRVEEKPNTSQAQASTEHRQRGPVEKKSTMLMRYLLKKYQKKEPVTKADMLRNVIKTDKNHFPEILRRTSRHLELIFGLDMKEVDPNRYLYVLVNKLELSCDNNTGLPKTGLLMTVLSVIFSKGNRATEEHIWKMLNMMGVYCGKEHFIFGEPRKFLTEDLVKEKYLEYRQVPNSDPPSFEFLWGPRAYTETSKMKVLKFFCTFNQTVPSAYPRLYEEALRDEEERARARVAARIRSAAMAIARSRAVSSNFPAPSEG, from the coding sequence ATGCCTCGGGGTCAGAAGAGTAAGCTCCGTGCCCGTGAGAAACGCCGCCAGGCTCGAGAAGAACCCGAGGGTGTGGAGGGTGCTCAAGCCACTGTAGCGGAGAAAGAAAAGTccgtctcttcctcttctcctcatTTCAAAGAAAATCCCCAGAGGTCAGCTGCTTCTGGAACACCTGGTGATCAGCAAAAGCCAGGGAAAGCCCCATCCAGCActgctgctgcagcagctgctTCCTCCACAAGATCTAATGAAGGCGCCACCAGCCGAGTTGAGGAAAAGCCAAATACTTCACAGGCCCAGGCTTCCACTGAGCACAGGCAAAGAGGCCCTGTAGAAAAGAAGTCTACGATGCTGATGCGTTACCTGCTGAAAAAGTATCAAAAGAAAGAGCCTGTTACAAAGGCAGATATGCTGAGAAATGTGATCAAAACAGATAAGAACCACTTCCCTGAGATCCTGAGGAGAACCTCTAGGCACCTGGAGCTGATCTTTGGCCTTGACATGAAAGAAGTCGATCCCAACAGGTACCTCTATGTCCTCGTCAACAAACTGGAACTAAGCTGTGATAACAACACAGGCTTGCCCAAGACTGGCCTGCTGATGACTGTTCTTTCTGTCATCTTCTCGAAGGGCAATCGTGCCACTGAGGAGCACATCTGGAAAATGCTAAATATGATGGGAGTATACTGTGGGAAGGAGCATTTCATCTTTGGGGAACCCAGGAAGTTTCTCACTGAAGATTTGGTAAAAGAAAAGTACCTCGAATATCGTCAGGTGCCCAACAGTGATCCTCCAAGCTTTGAATTCCTGTGGGGTCCAAGAGCCTACACTGAAACCAGCAAGATGAAAGTTCTTAAGTTTTTCTGCACATTCAATCAGACTGTCCCTAGTGCCTACCCACGCTTGTATGAAGAGGCTCTGAGAGATGAAGAGGAGCGAGCCCGAGCTAGAGTTGCAGCTAGGATTCGTAGTGCTGCCATGGCCATAGCTCGTTCTAGGGCCGTTTCCAGCAATTTTCCTGCCCCAAGTGAAGGCTGA